The following coding sequences lie in one Anomalospiza imberbis isolate Cuckoo-Finch-1a 21T00152 chromosome 21, ASM3175350v1, whole genome shotgun sequence genomic window:
- the MRPS2 gene encoding small ribosomal subunit protein uS2m isoform X1, which translates to MAVPRLLRAAAPRLYSTVPVPAAAPAGSRPRADDDKLLTEPLGHPDFFSVKELFTLKDLFNARVHLGHKKGCRHRFMEPYIFGCRLDQDIIDLDQTMQHLQLALNFTAHVAYRGGIILFVSRRRQFCHLVESTARACGEYAHTRYWQGGLLTNAHIQFGPGVRLPDLLIFLSTLNNVFEPHVAIRDAAKMNIPTVGVVDTNCNPCLITYPIPGNDDSPAAVELYCKLFRMTIIRAKDKRRQSEAIEELRRKAESN; encoded by the exons ATGGCGGTGCCGCGGCTCCTGCGGGCAG CAGCCCCGCGGCTCTACAGCACCGTCCCGGtcccggccgcggccccggcagGCAGCCGGCCCCGCG ctgATGATGACAAGCTGCTGACCGAGCCTCTCGGCCACCCCGACTTCTTCAGCGTGAAGGAACTCTTCACCCTGAAAGATCTCTTTAATGCTCGGGTGCACCTGGGCCACAAAAAGGGATGTCGGCACAG GTTCATGGAGCCCTACATCTTCGGCTGCCGCCTGGATCAGGACATCATCGACCTGGATCAGACcatgcagcacctgcagctggcCCTCAACTTCACGGCCCACGTGGCCTACCGCGGGGGCATCATCCTGTTCGTCAGCCGCCGGCGCCAGTTCTGCCACCTGGTCGAGAGCACGGCGCGGGCGTGCGGGGAGTACGCGCACACCCGCTACTGGCAGGGCGGGCTCCTCACCAACGCCCACATCCAGTTCGGCCCCGGCGTGCGCCTGCCCGacctcctcatcttcctcagcACCCTCAACAACGTCTTCGAGCCGCACGTGGCCATCCGCGACGCGGCCAAGATGAACATCCCCACGGTTGGGGTGGTGGACACGAACTGCAACCCCTGTTTGATCACCTACCCCATTCCTGGCAATGACGACAGCCCCGCGGCCGTGGAGCTCtactgcaagctcttcaggatgACCATCATCCGTGCCAAGGACAAGAGGCGGCAGAGCGAGGCCATCGAGGAGCTGCGGAGAAAAGCCGAGAGCAATTAG
- the MRPS2 gene encoding small ribosomal subunit protein uS2m isoform X2: protein MAVPRLLRAAPRLYSTVPVPAAAPAGSRPRADDDKLLTEPLGHPDFFSVKELFTLKDLFNARVHLGHKKGCRHRFMEPYIFGCRLDQDIIDLDQTMQHLQLALNFTAHVAYRGGIILFVSRRRQFCHLVESTARACGEYAHTRYWQGGLLTNAHIQFGPGVRLPDLLIFLSTLNNVFEPHVAIRDAAKMNIPTVGVVDTNCNPCLITYPIPGNDDSPAAVELYCKLFRMTIIRAKDKRRQSEAIEELRRKAESN, encoded by the exons ATGGCGGTGCCGCGGCTCCTGCGGGCAG CCCCGCGGCTCTACAGCACCGTCCCGGtcccggccgcggccccggcagGCAGCCGGCCCCGCG ctgATGATGACAAGCTGCTGACCGAGCCTCTCGGCCACCCCGACTTCTTCAGCGTGAAGGAACTCTTCACCCTGAAAGATCTCTTTAATGCTCGGGTGCACCTGGGCCACAAAAAGGGATGTCGGCACAG GTTCATGGAGCCCTACATCTTCGGCTGCCGCCTGGATCAGGACATCATCGACCTGGATCAGACcatgcagcacctgcagctggcCCTCAACTTCACGGCCCACGTGGCCTACCGCGGGGGCATCATCCTGTTCGTCAGCCGCCGGCGCCAGTTCTGCCACCTGGTCGAGAGCACGGCGCGGGCGTGCGGGGAGTACGCGCACACCCGCTACTGGCAGGGCGGGCTCCTCACCAACGCCCACATCCAGTTCGGCCCCGGCGTGCGCCTGCCCGacctcctcatcttcctcagcACCCTCAACAACGTCTTCGAGCCGCACGTGGCCATCCGCGACGCGGCCAAGATGAACATCCCCACGGTTGGGGTGGTGGACACGAACTGCAACCCCTGTTTGATCACCTACCCCATTCCTGGCAATGACGACAGCCCCGCGGCCGTGGAGCTCtactgcaagctcttcaggatgACCATCATCCGTGCCAAGGACAAGAGGCGGCAGAGCGAGGCCATCGAGGAGCTGCGGAGAAAAGCCGAGAGCAATTAG
- the PIERCE1 gene encoding piercer of microtubule wall 1 protein — MAQPSPGVPRRFEELTFYRGYGQPPAHPRFRTANQTYGSRAPTVHELPSSFHILPHKFSDHLGRFGMCRNDGLNTSLEKSHCTGPDTFITAYEHLDFHPSYNPSGPSHCRDQPL; from the exons atggcccagcccagcccgggggtGCCCCGCCGCTTCGAGGAGCTCACCTTCTACCGCGGCTACGG GCAGCCGCCGGCTCACCCGCGCTTCCGCACCGCCAACCAGACCTACGGCAGCAGGGCCCCCACGGTGCACGAGCTGCCG AGCTCCTTCCACATCCTCCCGCACAAGTTTTCGGATCATCTGGGCAGGTTTGGCATGTGCAGGAACGACGGCCTGAACACGTCCCTGGAGAAGAGCCACTGCACCGGCCCCGACACCTTCATCACCGCCTACGAGCACCTGGACTTCCACCCCAGCTACAACCCCAGCGGCCCCTCGCACTGCAGGGACCAGCCCCTCTAG
- the PPP1R26 gene encoding protein phosphatase 1 regulatory subunit 26: protein MFLMDAPPLVALQTKWESFGPARNCRYPVCFPESDSNVTRTSVSAKVQMIINNLQSQEPALGMNNECGCVMQKKQKGGKGTSTRVTSSTTLLQKHPQYTQCGCPEDSDGSEVEGNVEFGTLLLDSDSDDSVDRGIEEAIQEYLKTKSKSAQSLPRNAERSENVSGDKRFKREFSQNKVASNLLPVKFKAEMLSEEYLSDHLGIGKRLQPASPQSISSDDSFEQSIQAEIVQFLNEKKQQEISKCVTEEDKKDSRVRSVLKCNKEAANTTNCGGIKQGCNALLLRHHPKLQKSSAQSKCLQSKIQAEPSDFSQVNQAYLETATASQPWLVEQNEGSGTHYWEPREALIKESMHTSDSSSDDGIEEAIQLYQLEKIRKEAGHAANCVPLQREPFDPEGMADISASLTISSTKSASAEIHKNPVSNKRKEVNSKSRGLESTSNDFNKLFKPLKKARHFALPENKITACELTLQASCRADTSAELMCAEAILDISKTIMPSQMGSDNKSLTADSFFSPQLLSSSRCESDSSLVDSDDSIEQEIRAFLALKAQSENLGTKPPSLSRSIQMPLPSDPNSLTETLEPALPKTLKLSLSQKRRLKREGRTAKQRGSKPPEQLETGLFQPGNYSKFPVLPGEHALRNPAELRDAQSNKEPRQQQQLMSPQLSGSDGSRCVALDSANPFLQVQSSTRKPIKNPIQTPEREGSGDESSSLDSDEDLDSAIKDLLRSKRKLKKKSKDQKAQCKKKVRFSETETQLLDEFSGLQQNEWKCKNSSLLKSCLSKPRKAVRENAVRNPPNNIKVPNDKPETMKNPEFNLQLKKGNKPKPVSNQQGAKNRKCAFPAVSDASDSSSVDSDDSIEQEIRRFLAEKAKDSASNSEMQKGDASLDLLRATKQTGNKGKAKQQPVENEIDLMLGQNKKAEVAQQTGEVKNSQRTEGKSAMLAGSGKCASSADNVPTTGQSKAKQGLGGVRGGAAEELLGNATGKRNVHNTEPPKPSRSEGCKVRKVMNAKPRSKRKNTFQLKISSKFIAGLKYARDRKKSMLLNKKQKAERLLRQSSAVGMEAAPQDTDVLNPLPKGKFSGEITPAIKEASSQKLIVGGASPHVAETCAGAECLQEAAEGCRKAEAPGDESHSSLPSQEQSVAAGKADEVCRGTSRAENTQMWIKEGDTHQDNWADSTADPPHPECNVGKADKVSREAAQQSAQMDSKGGNNQLDKKPDPSLACPRQEFNVTAAAVHNSGGACADNSVQMCIKEEKVDRQGEIQVSSSKMEGKIPVLQNREATSEVHQGQEFLTKTCAKFTDLPAGDCPGSLLEKKVSNMRRKGGSKEAPGIV from the exons ATGTTCCTTATGGATGCTCCTCCTCTGGTAGCTCTTCAGACAAAATGGGAGTCCTTTGGACCAGCAAGGAATTGTAGATACCCCGTTTGCTTCCCTGAATCCGACAGCAACGTCACCAGAACCTCAGTGAGCGCCAAAGTTCAGATGATCATAAACAACCTGCAAAGCCAAGAGCCTGCCCTGGGTATGAACAATGAGTGTGGCTGTGTTATGCAGAAAAAACAGAAGGGAGGAAAAGGCACCAGTACCAGAGTCACATCCAGCACCACGCTGCTGCAGAAGCATCCTCAGTACACCCAGTGCGGGTGCCCTGAGGATTCTGATGGCAGCGAAGTGGAAGGGAATGTAGAGTTTGGGACTCTGCTGCTCGATTCTGACAGCGACGATTCTGTTGACCGAGGTATAGAGGAAGCCATCCAAGAGTacttgaaaacaaaaagcaaaagtgCCCAGTCGTTGCCAAGGAATGCAGAGCGTTCTGAGAATGTGAGCGGAGACAAAAGGTTTAAGAGAGAGTTCTCCCAGAACAAAGTGGCGAGTAACCTCCTCCCTGTGAAATTTAAAGCCGAGATGCTCTCTGAAGAGTACCTGTCTGACCACCTGGGAATTGGGAAAAGGCTTCAGCCTGCTTCCCCTCAGAGCATCAGCAGCGATGACTCCTTTGAACAGAGCATACAAGCTGAAATAGTGCAGTTCTTGAATGAGAAGAAGCAGCAAGAAATTAGTAAATGTGTTACCGAGGAGGATAAAAAAGATTCCCGTGTGAGATCTGTCCTGAAATGCAACAAAGAAGCAGCAAACACAACAAACTGTGGTGGTATAAAGCAAGGTTGTAATGCACTGCTCCTGAGACACCATCCCAAGCTGCAGAAATCCAGTGCCCAGTCCAAGTGTTTGCAGTCAAAAATCCAAGCAGAGCCCAGTGATTTCAGCCAGGTGAACCAAGCATATCTAGAAACGGCCACTGCCAGCCAGCCTTGGCTTGTGGAGCAGAATGAGGGAAGTGGAACTCATTACTGGGAGCCAAGGGAAGCACTCATCAAGGAGAGCATGCACACATCTGACTCGAGCAGCGATGATGGCATCGAAGAAGCCATTCAGCTTTACCAGCTGGAGAAGATCAGGAAGGAGGCAGGTCATGCAGCAAACTGTGTCCCTTTGCAGAGGGAACCATTTGATCCAGAGGGTATGGCAGACATTTCTGCCAGCCTGACAATTAGCTCCACAAAAAGTGCCTCAGCAGAAATCCATAAAAACCCTGTAAGCAACAAGAGAAAAGAAGTTAATTCCAAGTCAAGGGGATTAGAAAGCACCAGCAATGACTTTAATAAGCTGTTTAAACCACTGAAAAAAGCCAGACATTTTGCACTTCCAGAAAACAAGATTACTGCTTGTGAGCTCACATTGCAGGCCTCTTGCAGAGCAGACACATCTGCAGAACTCATGTGTGCAGAAGCTATCCTGGATATTTCCAAAACAATCATGCCATCCCAAATGGGAAGTGACAACAAATCCCTCACTGCAGACTCCTTCTTTTCTCCCCAGCTTCTCTCGTCCTCCCGTTGTGAAAGTGACAGCAGCCTTGTGGACAGTGATGACAGCATAGAGCAAGAAATCAGGGCTTTTTTGGCTCTGAAAGCACAGTCAGAAAACCTTGGAACAAAACCTCCCAGCCTGTCACGCTCCATCCAGATGCCTTTGCCTTCTGATCCAAACAGCCTCACCGAGAcccttgagcctgctctgcccAAAACACTGAAATTATCCCTGAGTCAGAAAAGAAGACTTAAAAGGGAAGGTAGAACAGCAAAACAAAGGGGATCAAAACCACCTGAACAGCTGGAGACAGGACTTTTCCAGCCAGGTAACTATTCCaaattcccagtgctcccagggGAGCATGCCCTGAGAAACCCCGCAGAACTCAGGGATGCACAGAGTAACAAAGAGccgaggcagcagcagcagctgatgtCTCCCCAATTGTCTGGCTCTGATGGCAGCAGATGTGTGGCCTTGGACTCTGCAAATCCTTTTCTGCAGGTTCAGAGTAGCACAAGAAAACCTATAAAAAACCCCATCCAAACCCCAGAGAGGGAGGGGTCGGGTGATGAGAGCAGCTCTCTGGACAGTGATGAGGACCTGGATTCTGCTATCAAGGACCTGTTACGGTCTAAAAGGAAGTTAAAGAAGAAATCCAAGGACCAGAAAGCTCAGTGCAAAAAGAAAGTCAgattcagtgagacagaaacTCAGCTGCTGGATGAGTTCAGTGGCCTCCAACAAAACGAGTGGAAATGTAAAAATTCCTCACTGCTAAAAAGCTGCCTCTCAAAACCTAGGAAAGCTGTGAGGGAGAATGCAGTCAGGAACCCTCCAAACAACATCAAAGTTCCCAATGACAAGCCAGAAACCATGAAAAACCCAGAGTTTAACTTACAGCTTAAAAAAGGCAATAAACCTAAACCAGTTTCAAACCAGCAGGGGgctaaaaatagaaaatgtgctttcccagctgtgtCAGACGCCAGTGACAGCAGCTCAGTGGACAGCGATGACAGCATTGAGCAGGAAATCAGGAGATTTTTGGCAGAAAAGGCTAAAGACTCTGCAAGCAATTCAGAGATGCAAAAAGGTGATGCAAGTCTGGACCTACTTAGAGCGACCAAACAAACTGGTaataaaggaaaagcaaagcagcagccagTGGAAAACGAGATCGACCTCATGCTGGGTCAGAATAAAAAGGCTGAGGTAGCTCAGCAAACTGGGGAGGTGAAGAACTCTCAGAGAACAGAAGGGAAAAGTGCAATGTTGGCTGGCAGTGGAAAATGTGCTTCCTCTGCAGATAATGTTCCTACTACTGGTCAGTCAAAAGCTAAGCAAGGACTGGGGGGGGTCAGAGGTGGTGCTGCTGAGGAGTTACTTGGGAATGCAACAGGTAAAAGGAATGTCCATAACACAGAGCCCCCAAAACCCAGCAGAAGTGAAGGGTGTAAAGTGAGAAAAGTCATGAATGCAAAGCCCAGATCTAAAAGGAAGAATACCTTCCAACTAAAAATCTCAAGTAAATTTATTGCAGGTCTGAAATACGCCCGGGACAGGAAGAAATCGATGCTTTtgaacaaaaagcagaaagcagagcgtttgctcaggcagagcagtgccgtGGGAATGGAGGCAGCTCCCCAGGACACAGATGTACTTAACCCCTTGCCAAAAGGCAAATTTAGTGGGGAAATTACACCAGCAATAAAAGAAGCCAGTTCTCAGAAACTCATTGTGGGAGGGGCGAGTCCCCATGTAGCAgaaacctgtgcaggggctgagTGTCTCCAAGAGGCAGCTGAGGGTTGCAGGAAGGCTGAGGCTCCAGGGGATGAGTCCCACTCCAGCCTTCCCTCACAGGAACAGAGtgtggcagcaggaaaagctgaTGAGGTTTGCAGAGGAACCTCCAGAGCTGAGAACACCCAGATGTGGATCAAGGAAGGAGATACCCACCAAGACAACTGGGCTGACTCTACTGCAGATCCCCCACACCCTGAGTGCAATGTGGGAAAAGCAGATAAAGTCAGCAGAGAGGCAGCTCAGCAGAGTGCTCAGATGGACAGTAAGGGAGGGAATAACCAGTTGGACAAGAAGCCAGATCCAAGTTTAGCTTGCCCAAGACAGGAATTCaatgtgacagcagcagcagtgcataATAGTGGAGGAGCATGTGCAGATAACAGTGTGCAGATGTGcattaaggaagaaaaagttgACAGGCAAGGAGAAATTCAGGTATCCAGCTccaaaatggaaggaaaaatacCTGTCCTGCAGAACAGGGAAGCTACTAGTGAAGTACACCAAGGGCAGGAATTTTTAACCAAAACCTGTGCAAAATTTACTGACCTACCTGCAGGGGACTGCCCAGGTTCCCTGTTGGAAAAAAAGGTCTCAAATAt gAGAAGAAAGGGAGGTTCTAAAGAAGCTCCAGGTATTGTCTAG